From one Leifsonia soli genomic stretch:
- a CDS encoding helix-turn-helix domain-containing protein, with amino-acid sequence MTNQEQPEQTDQSGQSEQPAGVAGGASRYEEALGMAALRALAHPLRVELMNELSDFGPATASMLAERLGESSGATSYHLRQLAKHDIIVEDTERGSGRERWWRMAPGGVTIGSAETLATPAGREASELISLGWQQNNERRLASFLRRGLDTFGFDWMESSTLSTSHQELTREQLAEFGREYYALQERLKEKWKAETPEGEAADRKRVQIQFNAFPLVEQEDR; translated from the coding sequence ATGACCAACCAGGAACAGCCCGAGCAGACCGACCAGTCCGGGCAGAGCGAGCAGCCGGCCGGCGTCGCCGGGGGAGCCTCCCGCTACGAGGAGGCCCTGGGCATGGCGGCGCTGCGGGCCCTGGCGCATCCACTCCGCGTCGAGCTCATGAACGAGCTGTCCGACTTCGGCCCGGCCACGGCGAGCATGCTGGCCGAGCGCCTGGGGGAGTCGAGCGGCGCGACTAGCTACCACCTCCGGCAGCTGGCGAAGCACGACATCATCGTCGAGGACACCGAGCGGGGCTCCGGCCGGGAGCGCTGGTGGCGCATGGCGCCCGGCGGCGTCACGATCGGCTCCGCCGAGACGCTGGCCACGCCGGCCGGCCGGGAGGCCAGCGAGCTGATCTCGCTCGGCTGGCAGCAGAACAACGAGCGTCGCCTGGCGTCCTTCCTCCGTCGTGGTCTCGACACCTTCGGGTTCGACTGGATGGAGTCCAGCACCCTGTCGACCTCGCACCAGGAGCTCACCCGCGAGCAGCTCGCCGAGTTCGGCCGCGAGTACTACGCCCTGCAGGAGCGCCTCAAAGAGAAGTGGAAGGCCGAGACCCCGGAGGGGGAGGCCGCCGACCGCAAGCGCGTCCAGATCCAGTTCAACGCCTTCCCGCTCGTGGAGCAGGAGGACCGCTGA